A window from Cryptomeria japonica chromosome 1, Sugi_1.0, whole genome shotgun sequence encodes these proteins:
- the LOC131049710 gene encoding uncharacterized protein LOC131049710 has translation MAKWKSIDSLPLDQDITSAFVDELKKHPLLFSKKDDELIWTYSKLGEYSVKEGYNFLSLNVKRDDLPFKLFWHAACLPKVGAFSWLAIQDRILTGMRLDRLGITVVFPCVMCGGSLESVGHLFLHCPFANHYWNWLFNKLNWKFALSKDPRSHFMSWPLLFPSAFYACLWIIAPSILIWKIWLERNNRIFKKHSSPLHDVLFCIEKLISETVLAFIFKGSSLLNTFTPWDNWVSKHWEALQTLPLSGSISQPCPLVNRKEVVWLPPLASKVKLNFDGASHDNPSKSATGIVVSDDKTSILKAQCQCITYGTKNVAELHDLSMGLDLLLSLHLLDVVIERDSQVVFYMVMNFSSRS, from the coding sequence atggcaaaatggaaatcaattgattctCTTCCATTGGATCAAGACATTACATCTGCATTTGTGGATGAGCTTAAGAAACATCCATTACTCTTCTCAAAAAAGGATGATGAGCTCATTTGGACTTATTCAAAATTAGGGGAATACTCGGTCAAAGAAGGATATAATTTTTTGTCTCTAAATGTTAAAAGGGATGATTTGCCATTTAAGCTATTTTGGCATGCTGCTTGTTTGCCCAAAGTAGGGGCATTTTCTTGGCTGGCCATTCAGGATAGAATTCTTACCGGCATGAGGTTAGATAGGCTGGGTattactgtggtttttccttgtgtTATGTGTGGTGGGTCTCTAGAGTCTGTGGGTCATCTTTTTCTGCATTGTCCCTTTGCTAATCATTATTGGAATTGGCTTTTTAACAAGTTAAATTGGAAATTTGCTCTTAGTAAGGATCCTAGATCTCACTTCATGAGCTGGCCCCTGTTATTTCCATCTGCATTTTATGCTTGCCTTTGGATAATTGCTCCTTCTATTCTAATTTGGAAAATTTGGcttgagagaaataataggatttttaagaaaCATTCTTCCCCTTTGCATGATGTGCTCTTTTGCATAGAGAAGTTGATTTCTGAGACTGTCTTGGCATTCATCTTTAAAGGCTCTAGTCTACTTAATACTTTCACACCTTGGGATAATTGGGTGTCCAAACATTGGGAAGCCTTGCAAACACTTCCTTTGAGTGGTTCAATTTCTCAACCGTGTCCTTTAGTAAACAGAAAGGAAGTGGTTTGGTTGCCACCATTGGCTTCAAAagttaaattgaactttgatggagcctctcaTGACAACCCGAGTAAATCTGCCACTGGGATTGTGGTCTCTGATGATAAGACTAGTATCTTAAAAGCTCAATGTCAATGTATCACCTATGGGACTAAAAATGTGGCTGAGCTTCATGATCTCTCCATGGGTCTTGATTTGCTTCTTTCATTACATTTGTTGGATGTTGTTATTGAGAGGGATTCTCAGGTGGTTTTTTACATGGTTATGAATTTCTCATCCCGCTCCTAG